In one Lolium rigidum isolate FL_2022 chromosome 3, APGP_CSIRO_Lrig_0.1, whole genome shotgun sequence genomic region, the following are encoded:
- the LOC124698860 gene encoding uncharacterized protein LOC124698860, producing MQKQNLAISFCLPLSDQKNKKPAMTSKDTVPQCRRGGGHADANNSASDSEAPDDFEFCVPSSGGLVPDGVDAADMCVAGEVFSGGKLLPLRLSSATAADMSALLLLRSDSLDGATTVASTSDFSSRSDSRSASSSSSSSSVSRSASSKSASSESISQSHSSKSASSDAVAPRRRSVTNSLFYGHPSPSPRPPRRTGGSMATSAARRSTGSAPPAAWGVNVIRLGVVGAPEVYAPRETESRKVGRGGSRSARFEQPRPAGKEPVTAVDKKLALGLLGAGLVCSCSADAVEPVSSREAASAAARRRRRKKAEETKKGDVKSGRGTIRRSRILEWLEELSIAKPKNFVHK from the coding sequence ATGCAAAAGCAAAACCTCGCCATCTCTTTCTGCCTTCCTCTTTCAGACCAGAAAAACAAGAAGCCAGCCATGACAAGCAAAGATACCGTGCCCCAATGCCGGCGGGGCGGTGGTCACGCTGATGCCAACAACTCGGCCTCGGACTCGGAAGCTCCCGATGACTTTGAGTTCTGTGTACCATCGTCCGGGGGCCTCGTCCCGGACGGCGTGGACGCCGCTGACATGTGCGTCGCCGGCGAGGTCTTCTCCGGCGGCAAGCTACTCCCGCTGCGCCTCTCCTCGGCTACCGCCGCTGACATGTCCGCCCTCCTGCTGCTTCGATCGGACTCGCTGGACGGCGCCACGACGGTGGCATCCACCAGCGACTTCAGCTCGCGCTCGGACAGCCGCAGTGCGagctccagcagcagcagcagcagcgtgaGCCGAAGCGCATCGTCCAAGAGCGCGTCCTCGGAATCAATCTCCCAAAGCCACTCGTCCAAGAGCGCCTCCTCTGACGCCGTCGCGCCGCGGCGGCGATCAGTCACAAACAGTTTGTTCTATGGTCACCCGAGCCCGTCACCTCGACCGCCCCGCCGGACTGGAGGCTCGATGGCTACTTCCGCTGCGCGCCGCAGCACCGGGTCAGCGCCACCGGCGGCATGGGGCGTCAACGTCATACGACTGGGCGTCGTGGGCGCCCCAGAGGTGTACGCTCCGCGCGAGACCGAGTCCCGGAAAGTGGGGAGAGGCGGGAGCCGGAGCGCGAGGTTCGAGCAGCCGAGGCCCGCCGGTAAGGAGCCGGTGACGGCCGTGGATAAGAAGCTCGCGCTTGGGTTATTGGGAGCTGGCCTGGTGTGCTCGTGCTCGGCTGACGCCGTCGAGCCGGTGAGCTCTCGGGAGGCAGCTTCGGCGGCAGCCAGGCGGAGGAGAAGGAAGAAGGCGGAAGAGACGAAGAAAGGGGACGTGAAGAGCGGACGGGGCACGATACGGAGGAGCAGGATTCTGGAGTGGCTGGAGGAGCTCTCCATTGCCAAGCCGAAGAATTTCGTACATAAATGA